The following DNA comes from Lates calcarifer isolate ASB-BC8 linkage group LG2, TLL_Latcal_v3, whole genome shotgun sequence.
TTTAACACCAAAGTTACACACAAACCATTAACACTCATTTTTAAACTACTGTGTTAAACAAGTGGGTGCAAGAAGTGTCACTCACATATGCTGAGGTGCGTTACTGTATGAGCCGTGCTCCAGTTTCTGCCAGCGGCCCAGGTGAGCCGCCGAACGATGAAGCAGGTCGCAGTAACTGGGAGGCAGCAGCTGACTCATCAACATCACAAATGCATTGATCCACACCATGATCAGATGCTCACATGACCAGCGCATATCATAgtactgtgtgctctgtggAAATAAAGTGTCAGATATAGATAAATTCACCAGGTTTAGCAACTTGAGAGAATGGTGCTGCATGAAAACGTACTCTGAAAATCCACAATAAAATTACAAAGGGGCAAAACCACAAGTGACAGATACCAACCTTGACaaagcagagaggcaggaaggcTACATAGTAAGCACTGAACAGCGAGTTGAACAGCACTTCCTTGATTCGACGGTTGAAGTCGCTCTTGAgctcctccacctcagctcGAATCAACTCCGGTGTGTGCGAATGTGTATGTGGTGGGCAGGTGTGGGTGGGCATGTGTGGGGGGCTGGAAAACTGCTCTCTGAGGTTCTCTCGTAAAAGGAAGAGGAAGTCACGTGGCCGAAAGAACGGGGTCTCTGTTAAGTCGGTCTGCTGGTGGTCGGCTGGGTAATCGCAGTCAGCTGGCGCTGTTTGGCTTTTCCCACCCTCCTGATGGAAACAGCAGAGCGGGACGTACACACCAAATCTGGCattggagggggaggggggacgGCGAATGATCGAGGACACAAGAACAGAGCACcgagttttagttttaaatgtgtGGCAGGATGAAAAGGAGATGTATgatgagaaaacatgtttaaaatggtGAAAcacattgggggggggggggtccacaGCCTTCATTGTCATTGGCACACGcgaacaaaaaattaaaaaaagagagagaaaatctaaTTTCAAGTGGTATATAGGGAATTTAATTACATAAGGGTTTTTGTTCTGttaagttttgtttcttttaaccacTGTCAGTAGTGTCATGGTTTCTATATGAAAGTAACATTTTGCATCTGATTCACTCCTTGATCTTtatgacacatacacagaatcaaaaccacaaacaaatcTGAGTGAAATAAACCTTTTAGTCATTTCTTTTGGAGTTTGATGCCacagaagcagaagaaaaactgagaaCACACAACCTTTCTAATAACATTTTGGTGACTCCAATTCTGGCTTTAATTCAACAGAAATTACCTGATATGACAATCGTGGGAATCAGAAGACTGTGGTTCCTGTGCATCGAGACGTTTTTACACACAGGGTGACCAAGTACATTTCAACCAGCCAACACTTTAACTTCATCCCatatttgtgtgaatgtgtgtgtctgtgctcgTGAGTTAAAGTTTCATGCCCGCACCTTTAAATCGTAGCAATCAGGGACAACGTCCGACAAATGCTGCAATTTTTAAAACCTTCCGGGTCACACCTGCTGCACTCAGTGACGTGTGCAGAAGTGAGACTGTAAACGCCATTTTTTTCACACAACTAGTGTTTGAAAATCCAAGCACAACACTATGAATGCTCTCAAGGTGAGAAAGTGCGAAAGCATGCACTGTTATCCCCATTTGTGTGATACGCTGCATCTTGCCCCTCTCTATGATGGCTTCAACTGTGGCCATTTAGAAGAAGCATAAACACATTTGCTTTGAGACACATTCAGATGACATCTTGTGTGAGCATATTCAGGCCTTCATGGGGACAGAGTTGAGTTGGGCTGGGGGGGTAATTCAAAAACTCACGGGTATCCCAGGAAGAGGAGGTTGAGCACAGAGTGGTTCTTGCAGAGGTTGACCAGCGTCCAGCAGAGCACCCAGCCACACATGGTCAGCAGGCAGAGCCGAGCTGCAATGAGGACCACGTAGCGAAGCACTGATCCTCCACTGCTCTGAGACACCTGGACAAGACCGACGACATAAGAAGTCACGCATACCTGACAGACTGTGGCTTGTAtgtgtttgcacatacaaggaatttgtctacagatctgtgtgtttacctctgaAACTATAGTCCAAACAAGCCTCCTGGCCAACATGACTGTGATGAAGATAGCCAGGTGGTAGTCCATTAGATGAAAGTTCTGTAGCaacacagagggaagaaaaaaagctgGCATTGGTTTTCCACTGGGATATTTTCAAATTGTACCATTTCACTACAATATTTGATCAGCATCTGCTTAtttaacaactgaaaaaaatatatactgcacaacatttgaaataaaaaataaaactggaggagagaaaacaaatgaggaaaaactaAACAAGCAGCAACATCTGTCATGGTGTCATATTGTATGTGTTAAGCAACTCATATATGATACTTTGGGGTTTTTTGATTGTTACTTATTTTGCATCTGGTTAACATTCAAGAATGGAGTCTAAAAAAAGGTTGGGGAAGGACACAAGGGAAATAAGTCAAACTTACAGGCAATAAAGTTTCTGAGCTGTGGATACCCATAAAAATATGTGCTAGGAATATTACATTTTTGCCCCAGCTGTTCAGAAGATCATACAATGATGtcattcacatttcatttcagcacaaTATTAAGTTAGAACTTACACTGCccaatttaaattatttatatatatttattttatattatgttataAATTCTAAATagacaaaccagtgaaaaaAGATTTATTTGACATAACCAACACATACAagttgtgtttcctgttgcaCAAAGATAATAATCATTGCA
Coding sequences within:
- the tmem39a gene encoding transmembrane protein 39A gives rise to the protein MPGGRRGPSRQQLSRSALPSLQTLVGGNLGNGTGLRNRSSNSVGLSAPPLSALITPEPVRHSRIPELPLDSSLLFEFLLFLYLLVALFVQYINIYRTVWWYPYSNPAASTSLNFHLMDYHLAIFITVMLARRLVWTIVSEVSQSSGGSVLRYVVLIAARLCLLTMCGWVLCWTLVNLCKNHSVLNLLFLGYPFGVYVPLCCFHQEGGKSQTAPADCDYPADHQQTDLTETPFFRPRDFLFLLRENLREQFSSPPHMPTHTCPPHTHSHTPELIRAEVEELKSDFNRRIKEVLFNSLFSAYYVAFLPLCFVKSTQYYDMRWSCEHLIMVWINAFVMLMSQLLPPSYCDLLHRSAAHLGRWQKLEHGSYSNAPQHMWSESTIWPQGVLVRHSRCLYKAVGPYNVALPSDVSHARFYFLFHKPLRILNLLIWIESSVVLYQLYSLLRSERWNHTLSLGLILFCNYYVLFKLLRDRIVLGKAYSYPLSSSSLGLKSQ